AGACAACCCCTTGTTTTGCGAGATCCACCCTACTGACGAAGCTTTCGTTAGGGCATACTTGAGGTCTTTAATTTCATATGCGTTGAAGCCTTTTTGATTGATGACACCATATTTTGAAATGTTTTCCTGTACCACTTGAAGTGAATTGCGCAATTCCTCTTCACTGCTGAAAGTCCGACCGTCTAACCATCCGCCAAAAGACTGAAACGCCTCCCATTGAAACCCGGTGACAGCGTCCTTAGTTCTGAAGGCTTGTAGAGCCTTATCCATAGTAAAAGCACCATCCGAGTTGGATTTAACGATTTGATCAATTCTTTGGTCACTGATTCCAAATCGCTTCAATTGATTGGTATTAACCTCATTGAACACCTCATCCACTGCCGAATTGAAACTAAAAGCATTTGAATGTATTACTCCGATTTCATTTTGTCCAAATGATTTGAACAATTCTGATTTAGCCGAATCACTGATCTGCTCATCTACGATTTGCTCCGTCAGTTTATAGTTTTCACTTACAAAAGCGCCCAAAAACAACCCAAACCCTATTAAGAATACAATGAGTCCAATATTTTGTATCAATTTATAATTCATGCGAATAGCCTTTTAAATAAGGAAGGTTTTGTGTTTTTGATGGTCATAAAATCAAATTCTTGATTGAATTGATCCCGGATATCATATTCATGGGTTTTGTAAAACTCAGGGTCGAAATTGGCTTGATCGAGATGCTCCATCACAAAATTGATCTTCTTTTGATTGACTATCCAGTCATCCCAAACCTCATGTCGCATTCTAATTCCAAATACGTTGACACCCAAAACCGCCATAGATTTCTCATCGAACACCACTCGCAACAATTTCTTATGATCTGCAGACTGCCAAACGAATTGCTCTTCGCCAGCTTCTAATTGAGGTTTTACCTGACCGTACGTTTGATATTCAATATTGAAGAACTTGGCTGAGTTGAACCATACTCCCGGTTTATAAGCAGTCTTCTCTTCTGTGATTGTTCGAGCCAGCGTCTCTCCCATCATGCGGCCAGTATACCACACCTGCTCGACAGGTCGCCGACCGGTTAGTGGTTTTTGATGTTCGGCACAATCACCAATTGCATACACATCAGGGATGTTTGTTTCCAAATATTCATTGACCATGATGCCCCGGTTTATCTCTAAACCAGACTCTTTCAGCCAACTGACATTAGGCGAAACACCAACGGTGAGCCCTACAAATTGACAATCTATCCTTTCTCCACTATTGGTAATAACAGCAGTCACTTGATTTTGACTATCCGTTTCAATCTCCTTGAGCTCAGTTTCCAAGCGTAGGTCAATGTGATGCTCAATGATTTCCTGATTGATCATTTTAGCTTCCTCTTCGGGCAAGACGATATCCCAAAAATTCTTCTCTCTCACCAAAAAAGTTACTTCTACGCCTCTGGAATGAAACATTTCAGCTAATTCAACACCTATCAGCCCTCCTCCAACTATGACCGCCTGTTTAGTTGTTTTTGTTTGCTCTGCTATGTAGTCTAAATCTTGTTTGCTGTACAAACCACTCACTCCGTTTGCATCCTGCCCTGGCCAACCGAATTTATTTGGTGTCGACCCAGTAGCCAAGATTAGTTTATCATAGTACAATTCTTGATTCTCTCCAATGCTTAAAGATTTTGAATCAAAGTCAACGCCTGTCACCCAACCATTGATCAGTTCAATCTTATTTTTCTTCCAAAACCAGTTTTCGTAGGGTTGTGTATGCTCAAACTTCATGTGACCCATATAAACATACATGAGCGCAGTTCTTGAAAAGAAATAGTCAGTCTCTCCTGAAATCACCGTTATTCGGCAATCAGCTCGTTTTCTAATATGCCGTGCCGCGGTTATACCAGCGATGCCATTCCCTATAATAACAATATGTGTGTCCTCTTGCATATAGCCTTAATGATGTTCAGCACTACTTAATTCAAATCTAAAATACAACTATCAGAAAGAAAGTTCCATTCATATAGGTAATTCCCCTATTAAATAGTGAATACCCGTAATTTTCACATTTTTTCTAAGAATAGTTTTGTGTGTTGGTACAGCTTATTATCTTTGTATCACAATTTCGAAAGAAAGAAAAATATTTCGAATTGCTACATCTTTCTGG
The sequence above is drawn from the Reichenbachiella sp. genome and encodes:
- a CDS encoding NAD(P)/FAD-dependent oxidoreductase; its protein translation is MQEDTHIVIIGNGIAGITAARHIRKRADCRITVISGETDYFFSRTALMYVYMGHMKFEHTQPYENWFWKKNKIELINGWVTGVDFDSKSLSIGENQELYYDKLILATGSTPNKFGWPGQDANGVSGLYSKQDLDYIAEQTKTTKQAVIVGGGLIGVELAEMFHSRGVEVTFLVREKNFWDIVLPEEEAKMINQEIIEHHIDLRLETELKEIETDSQNQVTAVITNSGERIDCQFVGLTVGVSPNVSWLKESGLEINRGIMVNEYLETNIPDVYAIGDCAEHQKPLTGRRPVEQVWYTGRMMGETLARTITEEKTAYKPGVWFNSAKFFNIEYQTYGQVKPQLEAGEEQFVWQSADHKKLLRVVFDEKSMAVLGVNVFGIRMRHEVWDDWIVNQKKINFVMEHLDQANFDPEFYKTHEYDIRDQFNQEFDFMTIKNTKPSLFKRLFA